The following proteins are encoded in a genomic region of Astatotilapia calliptera chromosome 22, fAstCal1.2, whole genome shotgun sequence:
- the LOC113015089 gene encoding uncharacterized protein LOC113015089 produces MADLPAARLRLYKPAFYSTGMDCFGPFEVKVGRRIEKRWGIIFKCLTTRAVHLDVLNTIDADAFLMALRRFVARRGTPAELFSDQGTNFRGGERELRETFLKMAPELQQLLAPQRISFRFNPPGAPHFGGAWEREIRSVKYALYATVGAQSVPEEVLRTVLTEVEGILNSKPLGYVSSDARDADPVTPNVLLMGRPDGSLPQVVYPESELLSRRRWKHSQVLADHFWSRFIRQYIPSLQTRQKWQTTAADLAEDSVVMIADPQLPRALWPVGRVIKTHPSPDGRIRSADVKVKERVYTRPVARLVVLPALPSGEDEDSSASNSPQP; encoded by the coding sequence ATGGCAGACCTGCCAGCAGCCCGGCTACGTCTATATAAACCGGCTTTCTACTCTACGGGAATGGACTGCTTCGGGCCGTTTGAGGTCAAGGTTGGTCGGCGTATTGAGAAGAGATGGGGAATCATATTCAAGTGCCTCACCACCAGGGCGGTCCACTTGGATGTTCTTAACACCATTGATGCAGATGCATTCCTGATGGCTCTTCGGCGATTTGTCGCCCGTAGAGGAACACCTGCCGAGTTGTTTTCAGACCAGGGGACCAACTTCAGGGGAGGTGAGAGGGAGCTGCGTGAGACCTTTCTGAAGATGGCCCCGGAACTACAACAGCTTCTAGCACCCCAGAGGATCAGCTTCCGCTTTAATCCTCCAGGTGCCCCACACTTTGGGGGAGCATGGGAAAGGGAGATCCGGTCGGTTAAGTATGCCCTCTATGCCACCGTTGGTGCTCAGTCAGTTCCAGAAGAAGTGCTTCGCACTGTACTCACCGAAGTGGAAGGGATACTCAATAGTAAGCCCCTGGGGTATGTGTCTTCCGATGCCAGAGATGCAGATCCGGTGACTCCTAATGTTCTTCTGATGGGGCGGCCGGATGGATCGCTACCTCAGGTAGTATACCCAGAGAGTGAGCTCCTCAGTCGCCGTCGCTGGAAGCACTCCCAGGTTTTGGCTGACCATTTCTGGTCACGTTTCATTCGTCAGTACATTCCCAGTCTGCAGACTCGCCAGAAGTGGCAAACAACGGCAGCTGATTTGGCTGAGGACTCTGTGGTGATGATCGCTGATCCACAGCTTCCCAGGGCTCTCTGGCCGGTGGGGAGGGTGATTAAAACTCATCCTAGCCCTGATGGACGCATCAGGTCCGCTGACGTGAAGGTGAAGGAGAGAGTCTACACTCGGCCAGTTGCCAGACTGGTTGTCCTCCCTGCGCTGCCCTCTGGAGAAGATGAGGACAGCTCTGCGTCGAACTCACCACAACCCTAG